The following DNA comes from Mya arenaria isolate MELC-2E11 chromosome 11, ASM2691426v1.
ttgaaatatgaaaaattgactAGTAGATGACACTAGACATAGAATCAAACTTGCATGGCCTTATTCTAAAATTGCATTGGCTGTTGCTCTTGGTAAATATTGCATGAAGTTTTTGCTGCACTTGTTAAGGAAGTCATCTTGGTGCAGCTGTGTCTATCATGGAGTATGGAAGTGCGTCTGTACGTGGGTTGATCCGCTTTGTTCAGACGGACACGGACCAGCTGGTTGTGGACGGCACCATAGACGGACTTGCCCCAGGGAAACACGCACTCTGTGTTCATGAATGTGGTGATGTGTCAGAAGGATGTAATAGGTAAGCAGTGTTGTTTCTCTTTATAAAATGCAGCACAACATTAATTTAATAGTATATGATATTGGAATTACAATTCCAAAAATACTGCTTTTAATAGGTGGCTAATAGgtgtattaattttgttcagTGTTTATACTgtcatacataaacataaatcaatAAGGCTTGTACTGATATGATATGTTCTTCTATTTCAGCTGTGGCGATGTATATGGAAGCATGGGAATAAACAATCTAACAGTACAACAAGCGTTATctgattgttttattattttaacattaataaccaccttttttttgtattgataaatCCTGGTATAAATTTATTTGGTAGTCCAAAGCCCTTTCAGTTCTTTAAAGAATGGTTTAAATATCCAGGAACTTAGGAATATTACATGACCATTAAATGGACATCTCATTGATTGCCAAATAGCACCTTTGAGAGAAAAATATTTCGGGCCTGAatgcaaaaataacaaacttttCACCATCTCACCTTTTCCATAACCTTTAATTACTTCAACCAGGCTACCAAAGGAGAGATGGGCGATATAGAAGTAGGTCTAGATGGGAGGGCAGAGTTTCGGTTTACTAACAGTCGCCTGAAGGTGTGGGAGCTGATTGGCCGGTCCATGATCATACATCAAGCATCCACGGAGATACTCAAGGCTCAGAGGGGGCCAGATAACAGGTATGATCTTATATGAGTGATGATGTTATTACAGCAAGGAAATGGTTAGAATGGAGTATATTTTTATGGAGGTGGAGACACTTTAAGCTGAGAGGGAGACAATAATAATAAGACTTGTATGATTGATGTTTCAACAGCATGAACATGATAAGTAGGCTTGGAAGAAATACCTTATTTTAGTTAATGACTTCATTTCTTCAATTTTGTGGTCAACTTAGTATACTGACTTAAGTTCACTTCTtacacatatgttccaaaataacaaaaataaaacacagaCATAATTTTCCATTAAGATTAAGAACATGAACAAAAGGAACCCAAGGAGAACACAAGCTCATACACCCAAAAGGTCTGGCCATTTATCCCTAGTTAAAAGTTGTcctatttattttgttacatttaagggactcgctcacAGATTTTGTTTTGGCAATCATAATAAAATTCTTAAAAGGGACATTTTATGGATAAAAGAGTTTAGCTAAATTTACTGCTAGATGTTCGGTTAACAAATTGTCAATAGAAACAGGTCGGCATATGGGTATCCATAGGATTGAAAGACCATGAACTGACTGTTTCAACAAAAATAGCAATGTTATATAAGGTGAAATTCatgtataatataacataatatttatctGCTTAAActcatatttgtatataattatgtttatttataattatgtttcatatattttttatgtgttcTTTTTGTCAGAAATTGATCAAATGAATTATGTCTCAATTTGTTATATGTACAATGGGTTCTTGGCAGATGGGCTCATATCAGGAATAAATTTGAGTTTAATCTTTGTCAAATATTCTTAATTCTTAACACCTGTCTTGTGGCAAACtatgaataatgtttgtttttttattcatgttaaaAGCTTTGATTTCAATGGACCTTTCCTATTCATCTACTGTTGCAGGATCACATGTGGGATCATAGCTCGGTCAGCAGGTCTGTTCCAGAATGCAAAGAAGATTTGCGCCTGTGATGGTGTCACACAGTGGGACGAGAGAAACGTGCCTGTAGCTGGCAAGGGCAGACAAGCAAACCTGTGATATGGGAAATTGAGTTGCATTTGTTACAGTACTTAATGTATGACAGTGTCAGACACTAACTGTTTTGGCAAAGGAGTCCTACTAGCCCTACTTAAACAGTGAAAAACAAGGAAACTCTTCATTGAAGAGAGATTCATTgtcaaagaaaaaaagtattcaaaGCTAATTTCTTTCCACCCAATACCTGTATTTATTTACAAGGTTAAGGTTTAGGTTTgaacaaagtttgaaaatgtatgctatattttgacgttatcaacattgacgtcatttgatgttgacgtcatttcctgttcattatatacatacaacctgatgaaggcggaatggccgaaacgttgtttcataaataaataatttgtgttgaagttggacttctttagtTTTTAGAAACTGACatgaaaacttttaaagatGATATAATCCAAAATAGCATTCATTGTTATAGTCTTGATCTTTGCATGAACTAGGAGTCAGACAAGGCTCCCATGGTCCCAAATCTAGGAGTCTTGGACTCCTGGACTCTCTTAGTGACTAAGCCTGTTTTATGGATTTTATCATAAGATCCTTTGAAGATACTGGCTCTCAAGTGTATTCACCCAGCCAAGTTGTGTTggtaattatgaaaaacatgtaatgcattgtgatattttaaattgtgtGATGTGTGATgcattgtgattttttttgaaattgtgcTTCAATGGTGCAAAATTTTAACAGGGCTGTACATTGTATCTGcattcagaatattttgaaaaatataatataaaaaatatggaGGACATGGTGTCACATATTTCACATCCCTCACATACTTTATGTTGGCAACACTAGttagttgatattttaatttattaagcCTTGTTCTTAATGATTgtttatctgcaatttcattggctgaaattGTAGGATATATTTTAAAGAGGTGTATTTCtggttcatgttttttttcatcttttacaCATACAAATCCAATGGCTTGACAAGTATCGAGACACACTGTACTAAACCTGTCGATGGATACAATTCCATATAGATTTTGCTGAGGTCTAAGTTTAGCCCCAAATCATACTTTATCCCTTTGTGTCAATCAATCCTCCTATGCCTTACTAATATGCTGAAAGTGCTGTCCATTTTCCTTATCTATTGTTGACTTAAAAGTCTGTTTATTCAATACGGTTAAGCAAATTGAATTTTGTCTCATTGTTTGCTCACATTGCCAAGAATTATAAACCTTAACTATGGCCTTTGTTGTAActtgttataaatttaaactCAACAAAAAGTGGCTTTCACATAACAGGAATTGTTAAAGTGCCGGCCTACCATATTCTAtggctacatgtacatgtgaagTCTTTTGTTGTAAgttaaaacatcaaacatgTGATGTTAATACATGgatttatttaacatacaagAATCATAAGGTTTTTGTTACACTTTATTGGGCCgatgttcagaactttgtaaaagttaaaaatCGTGACTAATGATATCAttgcaaatgtttaaacattaattttaatgatatatatgcTAATATATTCAAGTACAGCTGAATCAGttgttgtctcaaatcttgtaaGGAAcagtacagataaaaaatgtattccatTAAACAtccagagcagtaaagattATTGTTGACATTGACATTAACACAgttgttatctttaacaaaattctgacTATTAAATGTCAGAttacttgtttatttattgtttgtttgcggatacatgtatttgttactAGAATGTTAgaacaaaaattgtaaaaaagaaatacaaatatctacCTTGTAATTGCTCTTTCTATTGTATTAAGTTCTGACTTTTCACTTCTATCGTAATTACCTTCTAAAAGCCCCTCGAAAAGCGGCATAAAGTTACCGGACTAACCGTCCGTCCGGACAACATGCGTCATGTTTCTGTCTGTACATCTGTCCCCATTGTATTTTATGAACACTATGACCCAGGGTCCTCAAACTTGGGAGGCAGGTTGACAATGACAAGCAGATGAACCctgttgattttgagatcattGGGTCAAAGTGACCTGAAGCTAAAAAtctgtttccgatcaataactgaagaacgctTTGGCCCAGGGTCTTCAAACTGGGTAGGCAGGATGGTAATGACCAGAAGATGAACTCTATATtgtttctaataaaaaaaatgaagaacgCTTAGAACGAGAAACCTCAAACctggtatgcaggttggtctTGACCAGCAGATTAACCCTATAGATTTTGAGGCCAGtgggttaaaggtcaagttCGTGAAGATCTCGAGCTGAAAATCCCGTTTCCGATTAATAATTGCTTAATTCCAGAGACCTCAAACTTGGAAGgctggttggtcatgaccagcagattaACCTTATTGATATTGATCATGCTTAGGCACAGAGACGAGTTGATGCCGACTTAATtttgcagtgaccttgattaCCATTTAAATACTTTGCtctttaaacatgttataaatattttcttcattgGAAGGTAGGGTAGGTCATCATATAGGTATGTTACTTACTCAAGGTTATCCCATACAGACCCAAATACTAAATGGCTATCCGTCAACGAGTGTAGGGGTGCGTTTTTCATGCAAGTTTTGTCCATTTTTAAGaactaaagaaaaacaacaacagtattcCGATCTGTCCTCGTATTTTACAAGGTTCAGATCTATGAGAGGGT
Coding sequences within:
- the LOC128208753 gene encoding copper chaperone for superoxide dismutase-like isoform X1 — protein: MAAPAKLEFDVEMTCQKCVKKVENALQGVDGVKSVSVDLSSGKVLVDSSLGSERIKALIESTGKRAVLKGMGGKTGSHLGAAVSIMEYGSASVRGLIRFVQTDTDQLVVDGTIDGLAPGKHALCVHECGDVSEGCNSCGDVYGSMGINNLTATKGEMGDIEVGLDGRAEFRFTNSRLKVWELIGRSMIIHQASTEILKAQRGPDNRITCGIIARSAGLFQNAKKICACDGVTQWDERNVPVAGKGRQANL
- the LOC128208753 gene encoding copper chaperone for superoxide dismutase-like isoform X2, encoding MTCQKCVKKVENALQGVDGVKSVSVDLSSGKVLVDSSLGSERIKALIESTGKRAVLKGMGGKTGSHLGAAVSIMEYGSASVRGLIRFVQTDTDQLVVDGTIDGLAPGKHALCVHECGDVSEGCNSCGDVYGSMGINNLTATKGEMGDIEVGLDGRAEFRFTNSRLKVWELIGRSMIIHQASTEILKAQRGPDNRITCGIIARSAGLFQNAKKICACDGVTQWDERNVPVAGKGRQANL